The genomic DNA AGTGCTTTTTTCTACAAAACCAAAGCCTTTTGCCAGTTGATTGGTGCCAAATCTCTTCGGTTACCTTCTACAGTCTGCAACAGTCTTGCAACATACAGCTAACACTCACTTATTTAAGTCCACACATATCAACtaggttttcccagaacagattAAAAAACACTAGCAGTTTGTTTGTGTCTTCAAAAGTCAGGGACCTACTGTACAtaagtaatttaatttgaatttattttcttgatGACTTTAGGGTTTATGAAATTATAATGTTAAAGGTGTCTGTCTTCAGAGCTGCTGCTCTCAGTGCTCTTCTTGTGTCTTGTCTCTCCACCAGGATCTGTAGAGGCCAgcgctctccctgactctgAGGAAAGGACTcccactgagcagcagcactgtgaGCAGAAGTGGggctccagtctgaggcaggacacagagcccacagCTACTGAAGATAAACAGAGGCTAACTGAGCAGCACAGGAGCAGACGCAGTGAAGAGGAGCTCAGTGGACTGGAGTCTGGCCACAGGGCAGAGCCACAGACTGAGGGTTTACCACAGGGACCCAGGGCACTGGGATCTGAGTGTGGACTACTGTGTACTACTGGTACACAGCCTGAATTCAGTGTGGAGTCTGGTCACATTAAAACAGAGTCCAATGAATCAGAGTTGGACACTCGTATTCTTCTGAAAGATGGACTCTGTAATCTTGGACTGCAGAATATTACAGGAGGCCTCAGTGACCTGGACCCtgagttcagtgttcagtgtaaaACAGAATCTGTTTCCTTGAGGACAGGGCTCAGTGGAGAGAGTGACAGTGCAGGGAGGGGTGAGAGCCCATCGACACAGTGCAGACAGCTGCGTCCCAGACCCTCCAGGTCCCACACTCCTCCCTCACAACAAACTCCGAAACATCAGGGCTGCCATAGCTGTCCCCATTGTAAGAAGACTTTCAGTAACTTTGGAAGTCTTGCAGAACACGTATGCATTCATACAGGAAAAAGACGGTACTGCTGCACCcaatgtgggaagagtttcagtAAGTTAGGAAGCCTTAAATCTCACAAGCCCATTCATACAGGAGTGAAACCATATTGCTGCTCTCAGTGTGGGAAAAGCTTCAGTTGGTTAGGAAACCTTAAATCACATCAGCGCACTCACACTGGCGAGAAACCATATTGCTGCtctcagtgtgggaagagtttcagtcgattagaacatttaaaaagtcaTCAGCGCGTTCACACTGGAGAGAAGCCGTATTGCTGCTCACAGTGTGGGGAGTGCTTTTCTCACTACGCAAGCCTTAAATATCACCAGCGAAGTCGCACAGGAGAGAAGCCACACCACTGCACCCTTGGTGGGAAGAGCCTCAGTGTGTTGTCAGTCCTTCAACATCATCAGACAGTTCACACAGAAGAGAAACCACATTGCTGCTCTCAGTGTGGGAAGTGCTTCAGTCGATCACAACACTTAAAAATTCATCAGCGCGTTCATACTGGAGAGAAGCCATATTGCTGCtcacagtgtgggaagagctttaGTCAATCGCAACACTTAAAAAATCATCAGCGCATTCACACTGGAGAGAAGCCATATTGCTGCTCACAGTGTGGGATGTGCTTCACTCACTCTGTAAGCCTTAAATATCACCAGGACAAGTCACACAGATGAGAGAGAGCAGGAAGCGAACCTAGGAACACCAGCCAGAGTGTCATGAGGTTTTGAATTAGGGCCTGCATCCAACTCTTCATCTGAAAAGTTATCAGGGCCAGACTATCCGCTGGATGTATATGCCCTGGTTTTCCCACGTTTATCCTTCCTCCCATATCCAATCACTACACTACAAAAAAAGCATAGGATAGGAAATTCCGGATGAGCCCCCAAATGTCAGGCAGTGGTCTGTATGCATTCAGCCTGCCTTCTGAATTTGGCTGAATTAACTTGAGTAAAGACTAGCCTTGTACTTATCGGGGTGTAATGGGTACAAAGTTCTGCAGTTTACTGAACAATttcaaaaataatcaaaaagttagccccaaaaccaaacaaataagCAGCCATAAACGGGGGTAACCAGAAAGTAGTATACGTGTGTTTTACCTATTTAACACCTTCCTTCCAACACAGACATTGTTAAGAAGTATATTTGTGAATTTACACTGTTTTCACTGCCTGTGTAACAGTGACGGCCTATTTTGTCACACaggttcccaaccctggcccTATGGACCCACTGTCCTACTGTTTCCAACCATCGAAACCTTAACCCTTTCATGTGTACCACTGGTGTGTCCACTGttgaatcctttttttttttttttttttatgtagtttTAATTTCTCTTCTCATAAAGTGTAACATGATGCATGTTATAAATATgggatttgtatttatattaaaaaatatggaACCTTAGAAAAGACTGCGGTTTATTGTTATTCTAATggttatactgttttatttggataagtattttacatttcaataaataaaaacatttgaaattttaatacttatgattaaatttttttcttaaaatcgcttaaaattttttaaatctaacggtgattaacaaaatacatgaactcaaataaacgtgcaataaatcaaaataaacttgTGAATAAGGGCAATACTGccaaatttaaacaaataaacaatatggtcaaatacattgaaattgaaaatgcaccggacaaagcaataaacaaataaaatgaaaaaataaaaaacaaaccaaaacagtccgatgcatttaaaattataacCAAATGGCcgatgtatttgacaaaagaaaaaaaacggaacaaaaccaaccaaaatacccaaacaactagtgcttttaaaatcaactaaatctttaaaaactattaaaattcatttttaaaagtctgttttttttttttttttaaacaatctttTCATGAAAAttgttaaaagatcttggactcgggctccagcagggggagatggccgtccccggaggtgggtcccatcacgggatcctgagctcccccagatcttgtatttgccaattcttaaaggcttcctccttgcccctctgatggacctccagattgacatagtccctaATTAGTACCATGCCCCGCCGTGCGATGAcgattgggtccagctcctgctggTTGAATAAGcagatattccgtccctcccacagggcctgtttcactgtgcaGACGACacaccaccagcacctcagggtagaagATGTCAGTCCCCTGGCTGGTCCATACAGGATCTgttgggcggtcgcccgcacaggaacggcaaacctgtggaggaacggagaaaacaggagccagaccctgcaggcggaggggcaatccctaaagatatgagcctccgtctccttccccaggcaacccttgtaggggcagatgtcataaggggctaggccccttctgtgcatgaacactcgggtggggagacaccgactcgcagccatccaggagacatctttctgcgtatttgtgaggcaaacgtgcgtagcgttagcccagataaaccggcaggtttggggagggaaatcttctatccggctggtctcctgggtagatctcatctggctacagatggtcttgtaatcccaggaggccagcatgactttatggaggcctactttgagcgcaaaggctcggagcgccctgtagattggcgggggatcccacgagtgcggcctggtgttatccatggcgcagaggccgaatggtctcgggctgctggcaaaattagagcggttcataaaactcacagcagcagcctggatgttcttgaccacgtaggccagcccctgcgccttcatcagccgcacaacgtccgggacccccctgcctccatccagggtacccttcaccatctgcactcttttcagcctctccattttgctcccccagacaaaccgaaatataattcttgtcactagttttgcgatgactttgtctggggggaagatcatacctacgtagagaagtatcgggaagaggatggcctttacgaccagcaccttaccagccatcgtcaaggtccttgatctccagccgtggatcttcctttggaccttggataaggcctcctcccagctccgggtgcctgTGTTGGTCCcatcgatcgtgatccccagaatcttgatggacggcttcacagggaacacggtcggtgGGCCCCGgctgacaggccatgccctggagtggtagacctcgctcttggctttattgacagcggcccctgtcgccctgcagaagccgtccagcagttcctcaaccctggccacggacagcgcgtccgtgcagaccacggccacgtcgtccatataggccagggccttcagttgctctccgccggaacccgggagatggaaacctgtcacccggatgTACAGaggacagaggacgtacagcagggccgacgggggacaaccctgtcggacgcccgacctgaccggaaatggtggcggttcacaaggaccctgctgcttaggccgctgtagatgatcttcacccacttcctcaggccaagagcgagacccatcctctccatgacgagctgcatgTATTCGTGGCctactctgtcgaaggctttctcctggtccaggctgattaggatcaggggaagccctctcgttcgagtaggccacgacatccctgagcagcatggcgttgtcggccgccgatctccctcgggaaccacagacctggtcgggacccacgacttgagggagtggccgctgcagagTCATGCCTCctgcaccttgtttgccacttttGAGATCTGAAATACCAGAcccctggtgggggggggtttgCAAAATGTCCACCTAGATGGGGTGCTGGCAATTAGATGACGATGGGGGGAGGTtacactgataacatttttaacgACATATCCATTAGATTACAGTACATCTTCTGAAAATACTGGACAGAGGGTCAAAGTACATACattacatggccaaaagtatgtggacacctgctcgtcattccaaaatcatgggcattaatatggagctggtcccccctttgatgcaataacagcctccactcttctgggaaggctttccactagatgttggaacattgttgaggggatttcagcTACAAGAGCATTAATGAGGTCGGACtctgatgttgggcgatcaggcctggctcacagtcggcttttccatttttcccaaaggtgggatggggttgaggtcagggctctgtgcaggccagtcaagttcttccagaCTAATCTcgacaaactatttctgtatggacctcacaTTGTGCAtgggttgtcatgctgaaacaagaAAGGGCGTTCCCCAAACTGTTGACACAAATTTGGAAGTGAAAAATCACCTAGAATATCATTGTAGGTTGTagcattaagatttcccttcagtgggacaaaggggccgagccctgagaccattattcctcctccaaacttgttgcttccagaggcagttttgGCACAcggaagtgattgttgcaaccaacaAAAGACTATTTTTATGTGCTACGtacttcagcactcaacagtccCATTCTGTGAGGTTCTGTGGCCGACCACTTCACGGCTGAGCTGTTAttgctcctagatgtttcctcttaacaataacagcacttacagctcaccagggcagctctagcagggctgAAATTTGAttaactgacttgttggaaaggtagCATCCTATGATGGTGCcacgttgaaagtcactgagctcttcagtaaaGTCCTTTCTACTACCAATGCTTGTTTAAGGAGattgctgtgtggcttgattttacagtggctctcaaaactATTTACCcctcttggacttttccacatgtcattgtgttacaacatgaaatcagaatggattaaaTCAGGAGTTTTTCCCACTGATCATCACAGAAaatttccataatgtcaaagtgaaaaatataatctgcaaattgtctaaattaattacagacacaaaacagaaaataagtgaatgcataagtaatcacccccctcagtcaatatttggtagaggcacctttggcagcaattacagccatgagtctatgtggataagtctctaccagctttgcacatctggacacggcaatttttgcccattctccTTTGcacaattgctcaagctccatcaagttggatggggacctttggtcaacagcaattttcaactctttccacatattcttaaTTGGATAtaggtccgggctttgactgggccactccaggacattgaccttgttgtttttaagtcactacagtgtggctttggctgtatgtttggggtcagtgccctgctggaagattaatcttcagcaggttttcttccaggatttctctgtactttgctgcatccattttacaTAATGCTGCCACCTCCATGCTTCACGgcagggatggtgttctcaggatgatgtgcggtgttaggcttgaggccaaaaagctctatttggGTCTCaccagaccatagaatcttcctctacttggtctcagagtctcccacatgccttctggcaaactctggCCAAGATTTGATGCGAGTTTGTATAAACAATGGCTTTTGTTTCACAACTCTCCCCAAAaagccacttttgtgaagcaccgggctattgttgcagtatgcagaTTCACagtggtgccatattctctccatttcttaataatggactttactgtgctctggaggatattcaatgccttggaaatgttcttatatcctacccctgattggtgcttttgaagaaccttactccagatttgattttaattttccttcatcttcatt from Amia ocellicauda isolate fAmiCal2 chromosome 1, fAmiCal2.hap1, whole genome shotgun sequence includes the following:
- the LOC136713995 gene encoding oocyte zinc finger protein XlCOF22, which encodes MSLAERFRERLSSAQTELMKGALCEVWRALGETMSEYRLEITRRQRENEALRRRLQELRAARRCEWSRGSGADGPPEKSRGDGRPERSCGQEREAGGAAAGSVEASALPDSEERTPTEQQHCEQKWGSSLRQDTEPTATEDKQRLTEQHRSRRSEEELSGLESGHRAEPQTEGLPQGPRALGSECGLLCTTGTQPEFSVESGHIKTESNESELDTRILLKDGLCNLGLQNITGGLSDLDPEFSVQCKTESVSLRTGLSGESDSAGRGESPSTQCRQLRPRPSRSHTPPSQQTPKHQGCHSCPHCKKTFSNFGSLAEHVCIHTGKRRYCCTQCGKSFSKLGSLKSHKPIHTGVKPYCCSQCGKSFSWLGNLKSHQRTHTGEKPYCCSQCGKSFSRLEHLKSHQRVHTGEKPYCCSQCGECFSHYASLKYHQRSRTGEKPHHCTLGGKSLSVLSVLQHHQTVHTEEKPHCCSQCGKCFSRSQHLKIHQRVHTGEKPYCCSQCGKSFSQSQHLKNHQRIHTGEKPYCCSQCGMCFTHSVSLKYHQDKSHR